The Limanda limanda chromosome 13, fLimLim1.1, whole genome shotgun sequence region CGCATGCAACCGCTTCAGAGGTTCCCATACAGGGGAAAGAATTTGTGAAGAATTTGAGCAAATATGTGAAGAATATCAAATGAAGAAATAGGTCGACCACATCATCTGTGACAACGCTGCAAACATGAAAAAGGCGTTCAGTACATGTTTTCCTGGACAGGAAGATGAATATGACGACCATGATGATTTCAACATTTGGAACAACCTGACAGTGGAAGAGCAGGAGAGGTTTGAGAATGTATTGAGTGCAAAGTCCCAGACAAGACTTCAATGTTTTGCACATACCCTTCAATTGACTATAGGTGATGGCCTTAAAGACACTAAAATAATCAGTGCAGCTCTCTCCAAAGCTTCAAGGTTGAGCTCTTTGCTCCACACGAGCACCACTTTCAAAAACAAATTTGAGATGGAGTTTGGACAGCGTGGAATCCCTGCCTCTGTAACCACACGCTGGAATTCCACACTTAGGCAACTGAAATCAGTGCTTAACTGTGACCAACTGAAACTGTCTGCAGTTCTTGAAGATGCGGGACACAAAGAGACAGTATTCACAGCTAGAGAGTGGAGTCAGATAAGGGAACTGGTGGATGTTCTTCAACCCTTTGGAGAAGCCACGGATctcacacaaagagaaaaaattGTCACTATAAGTGCTGTGGTACCCTGCATCCTTTCTCTTAATCATCACTTGGAAAATCAAAAAGAGAGAGTGCACTACATGGGTGGTTTGATCCGTAGCCTGCAAGAATCACTCCAAAGAAGATTCAGAGGGATCTTTGTACATGTGAGGATGGCAGATGACCAGAGTGATGGAGCAACCTTGCCGTTCTCTGACCCTCTATACCTAAAAGCTGCTTTGCTGGATCCTTCATTCGGCACCATGTGGTTGGCCCATGATGTTTTGGCCCCTGAAAACGTCAAGGAGGATGTGTCTGTGATgataaaaagtatgttattttTTCCGTATTAATCCAATTTAAATGTCAGACCTAAGAAGAAATAGTCTGTAAAAGGAATGTTTAGTATGTTGATATATACACACTGAGCACttcagtttttgtttacattgtcAGAAAGGTGATAATTCTACTTTATAGTTATTATTGAGGTTGTAGTGGGTGATAGTGGTATACTGGAGAGAATAATATATTGAAAAGTGTTCCTAATATTTTCCCTCCCACATTTATGTTAATGAAGTGGACAAAATTGAAATTGTTATAGAAATATTTTGTGACTATTGTTTTTGCTTGTTTATCAGGCTTGATTCTCAGAGATGCTGGCATGACCATGACCACGACCAGTCCAATCACCGATGAGCCAATTACACCGTCAGAGCCAGAGCGTCAGACTGGGCTGTTCTCAGCATACCGCAAAAATATGAAGATGAGTTCAAATTCCACTCCCCAAATTCAGTTGAACCACTACCTCGACATTTGTGATTGACAGAGCTGCCTTCAGTTTTGGGCCATGAACAGGCGCACCCTCCCCTCTTTGTTCAAGGTGGCGGTAAGGGTCATGGCAGTCCCTGCATCAAGTGCACCTGTTGAACGTGTGTTCAGCCATGGTGGGGTGATAATGCGACCCCATCGTTCACAACTGAGTGACAAAGTACTctcaaatttaattttttgcAAATGCAATGCATTGTAAGTCGATGTATTGCAAATAATATTCTACAACATGTAGGGAGATTGACTGATGACTTGATCTGTTCTCGTATACAGCGAGCCACCTAGAGGTTCTAATTGATTCTGTTCATAGGTTGGAGGTAATgatcaaaaaaaacattttcaaactatTCACATAATGGCTTTGGTATGCCACATGCTATTCTTGTTATTTCGTCCTGTTCATATTTACACTATCTACATTTTAACCTaagatttattattaaaatattgattattaaGTGTGCAAAATGAAATAACCTCATTTATGCAACGCCACTTACACAACCACTGCTGTCCCTGTTATTTGGAGCCTGACACCTGGGAGGAATGGTGAATACGTTTTCATGGTTTGatgtaatgttttttcatttcagtaatgtttacatttcaggcaatatttatttatttattttgatatatttattttaattttatgttCCATTTAGTTGATGATACAATACTTTTTTGTTCACAGAAATGTTAATGAGAAGCACCTTAGACAGATGCCTTAACAGGCCATTGAGAAATTGCGTGACCCTCCTGAAGGTGGACGCAAGCAGTTCAGTAAGTTGGGCAATTGTAAGCAGGCTGCTCAATAGTTTGAGTTATTGTTAATGTGTAGACATTATGATTgttaatgttgaaataaaacaacttgtGATTGTGAACCACTCTCTTGactgatttttaaatgtagaaacTGGGTTAGATAATACGATTTTTGTATAACTTGACTTGTGACTTGCTTGACCTGAGCAATGACTTGACTTGTGACTTGCTTGATTCTAACCACAGTGACTTGGACTTGCTTGAGACTTGAAGGTTATGACTTGAGACTTGCTTGTGACTTGCACATGAGTGACTTACTCCCATGTCTGCTGAACACCACCAGAGTCTGTGGAGAGGGTTCCACTcacacatcggatgaataatacggtTTGATGTTTGGCTTGTTCTCCTGACGGACAAGTCAAAGACATCTGCGCTCCAGTTTCTGTGATAAGTAaagtttagtattttatttaCGTGTTAGTAGTGAAGAGCAGGTCTCGGTGTCTCTGTACCTGTCTTGTTAGCTTAGCTCTGCTAGCCTGCAGGCAAGATACCAGCAGTAccagcgatgctaacgggaccgTACGGGACTTATTGAACCGACATGAACCGACATGAAccggtccacccagcagagagaagcgttggAGTTTATGAGGATTAATCTGAGacaggagactgtgtgtgtttggagaatcaGCTCCATCACGTAAGATATCTAATGTTATGTAAAGTTGTTTCACTCGCTAACCTATTTGACTTGACTATGTTATTGTAAGTAACTTCAGTATTAatgcctgaaggacacagctgtgctgaccgtgttctgtctcttatggcaaagaagaagaataaaacacTCGATTTATATCTAAAGTGTATAAAATCAGAAAGTTAAGAAGGGACATGGTTGTGATAACCGTGTTCATTGTTTTTACCAaccataatgaatatagaaattaactctactatccatgacacttagcaatgagccaactctaaacagttgtGGGTCATCTTTagttaaaggtgacatattatgcccattttaccgcagttgatatggttcattggggtcttaatgaaatgtctgaaacatattttggtaaaAATACCATAAGGATCATTTCAACCAAGACCACTGTGAGGTATTATTTCTATTGGCCTACAGTAGAAAACTAAATTGTTGATGCATACTTACTGGGACAAGAAATGTGAACATTGGCCAGAAGGTGGCCCTAAAGAAGAGGCAACTATGGTCTCTGAGCAGAGGCCAGTCAGCACATCACGGAGCTCCGGGGTGAGCTGACCGGCGGCCCGGCCCGCGAGCTGACCGGCGAGCTGACCAGCCCGCGAGCTGACCGGCGGTGACGGAGCTCGCCATCATCACCAGCATCTCACCAGTGGGGGGTCGCCAGTGAGATGATGGTTaccccccaccatcatctcaccggctccGGGGAGCCACCGGAGCCAGCGTTAGCTATGGTGGTTCAAGaccatgtagcgagactccctgCATGGGTATATTGTGACTATGACGTAGTTAcgggtcgtaatcccattccaCGCCATCTAgagtatcgtttctgacataaaggtaccacaacaaatcgcgggagttgttttttccagagtttttgggacggtagacatgccagatacccaaattaacgtgtagaagcactacaaaagtggaattttcataatatgtcacctttaaggGAGAAAAAACATGAAGTGTTGTCAATGAAGATGGTGCAGGTCGTCCTCATGTTGACCAGCCTGAAGCTGCCGATCtccaccatgttgctgctggGGACATCAGGTGCTGCAGTGATTCATCTAATGAAAAGAATAAACTCACTATAAAAGGATGTTTTATGTTGTGTATGTTCTAGCAAAGACTGGTTCTTACAGTTTCTTCTGTGTTCAGCAGGTGGAAGCATCACAGATTTCAAACAGAACCGATGTCCTGGGCTCTGGGCTTGTACCCCGATGGTTGAATTCACAttttgtaagtcgctttggacaaaagcgtaaatgtaaaaaactgaaagaaagaaaacattgtaAAAATAGATGTTTTTCTACCTCATCTGTAATATTTAAGGGGATAATCTCCCACAGACCTGTTGATAACAGGCCACATCAAGTCTCCATTTCTCtgtgaaaacataattatataataaatatgagaACTGTTTACAACAGTGGTGTATGGAGATTATAATCATGATggcgagatgaagcttcatgaagcatTGACGCTTTCCATCCAATGGGTTCACTCATGGACCGAAGCTTCATGGTGCTTAatttgctctactgcgccatcAGGTgaacaataaatgtaaaacaggcAGAGTGATTATAATGAAACCATGGCtttggtgtgtgaagctttgaattgaataaatgattgaatgatgtttgtgatgccaatacataaattatgaacttattaatatggtgtttgtctttattatacAATGGCGGGGttcaaaagggaaagtggaaaccAAGTGGCCAGAAGGTTTGCCTTAATATTGAGCATCTGAAActattgttgtgttttgggTATCTTAGgcttgtatatatatacatatataaggAGTGGGTGTGCTGTGTTGCTCTGCCATCTTTCTATCAATCGCTGGTCCGTCTACTAAGTAGAttttgcctgccaggtcacaagatcacaggtcacacttaataggtacttacttcacagatattcatattatttaatttaatattccccactccttcaccctgtaaactgctgcttcattttactatgttatacgttatgttatattttatacaatgctgtcattggtgcatgtgacaataaacttggATTTGATTTGTATGGTAAATATGAAGCTTGAGTCGGCAGctgtttggtttagtttagcATCAATCTACCAAACACCTCTAAAGCCCACGACCCTTATATTCACCGTACAGACACAGGTTGAACTGAAATGATCTTAACCCTTGGCAAGAAATCAAATTAACATATGAAACTATTCCTCTACTACAGAGGTTCAGTTACATTACTGAAGTCATCACTCCACTCTGTGAGAATCCACTTTTTTCTACTTGTATCCAGTTAATTCAGTTCTCACGGAGCCGATGAGGTTCGAGGAAACTCTACAATCTAATACAGCCGCTGCGATGCCCTTTATCCTCCAACACAGGGTGAAATAAGCTTAATTGTCCCAGTTTTGACAAAATAACCATGactctgtttttaaaattgCATTTGCTGTACTTTTATGaataaacatttcaacatttacaCATCAGGTTTTTTAGTCTTTTCACTTTCATAGAAAACACTGGATGGATATAAAACATGTTCATCTCCTGCAGGTTTTGTCCCCGTCTTCTttttcatgtccatgttctGGTCCCTCGGGGTAAAAGGCTTTTCTGGCCTTTCTCTTGTTGCAGGTGAAAATATTGTAAACGTACAAcatctctttgtctctccctcATATTTataatacacacatatacaaatacacaagcTAACTTGTCGTCCACAGGTGAATCCAAGCTAAAAATATCATGGTTCTGAGAATATTTCACTATTACTCAACTAAAGCTTAGGAATTGTCTTTGTCCACATTGTCCCGCCtgaatgtttttaatgtaaacTGACAGGACTCCTTGTAAACACTGTAACAGGAACCATGATTCCTTGTGTCTTAAAGGAGGTGAGGTTGTTTACATTTCAGTGTAGTGagtgaaaagtcaaaatctCCAACTTCTCTATTTCTTCAAAATAGTTATAATTATTACAAACTTCCACATTACTTCCCGATGGTTGAACGACTGCGTGACGATCATCATCACTGTCCCCTCATTAGGAAAAGTAATTATATTCCCAGGTATTATAGCATTACAATAAATGAACAAAATCTGTCAGCCCAGAGGCAAAGTATTATCAGTATTTGAGTTGTGCcctcttctgtctgtgtgtacaaaacaaacatgtgattACAAAGACATACGATTGTTGTCGATGCAGGAATGCAGACCGACGCTGTCTCTTCACATGGGGAGAGTCTGTGGTCTAGATAATCTGTCCTTTGGGGTGCAGCAGAATGGCGTTGGAGTGCTGTCTGGGTCTGAGGAAtccattactcaagtagaagtgaTTGGTGAGCGCCTCTGAGATCTGGTAGGAGCTGCTGCCGTCGTCGTCATCCTCACGCTCCTCCTCTACAGACTGCGTGGGAGCCCAGTCCTCCACGCCTGGCGAGCCGCCTTCCCCGAGGTGCAGGTCCGGCTCTCTGGGCCCTTCCTCCTGCTGGACCTTCAGGGGAACAAGGGACGAGGGAAGACCAGAGTCCTGTGAGAAAAAGCACATGTTCACAGTTTGTGATGCATTTACAGTTGTTTCTTTTCAGTCCCTCTAGTACAAGAGGTACTATTTGTTCATTGATGAAATAAAAGCGGATCACTTGAAAGTGGAAAGTAATTTGTGATActaaacaaacaataaacagcTGATGAATTGTGGACGTCTGTAGCTACAGCGTCACGGGTGTGTTCGTTTTTGTTTGTCATCCTTTGATCTGTCTCCATGACACTGTCCGACACATTACAAATGAAACACATGTCAACACTGATCTCGCAAACACACCAGCGACATGTTGCTGGTCTTCACGAACGACTCCACCCTCCTCCTGcgctcctccttctctccgtccGTCTCCGTTGGTCTCAGGCTCTCCCTGCCCTCGTGCCAGATGACCGGACGTCCCAGCTCGTCCAGCTCCACTCCTCCCGCAGGAGTCCACTTCCCGCCCAGCGTGGACTGGCTGCCTTTGTAGATGGGACGCTCCTGCAGGCGGAGAGAAGACAGTCACGACCCTGACAACAACTGTCTCCAAGGACTCCTCCGAACAAAAGCTATGCTCCATAACTAAAGTgtattattaaatgtattattattactcaCCAGGGACATTTGGCTGTTCTTCATCCTGCTGTCGACTCTGAGCAGGGCGTAATCCTCAGGCTGGAATAGATCAAGAAAGTGAAAGATGGTTATTGAACATGAACACAAAAAGATGATCAGTATGAGTCTATGAACTCTGCGTGCTAAGTGCTTGAAGCGGAGGCAGCCTGTAATCATCGGCCTCTAGGCAGACGTAGCTGCTGACTTGCCAGCGGCTCCACCCCGGCCACGCCTGCTCATTGGCAGGTGTGTCGACACCCTGCAGGTTATTGTTCTCTCTTAGAATTTGTTACCTGCGCTCTGGGGTCAGAGCTCACGGAGTTCAGCCTCCTGAAAGAGTTTTGTCTGGAGAGGCTGTTAATTTCATCCCTgggggaaaagagagaacatATTTAGAGGGTTCACGGGAAAGGTCAACATGTGTAAGGAGCTGAAATAGAGTTTATACAATCACAATTAAGTTCTTATCACAGTTGACACTACGCATAAAAAGCTGTTTCTCGTGTGTCCCCTCACGTTTTCGCAGTGAGCTGCCTCTCCAGCTTTCTGTTTCTATGGCGATGGTGGCGGTTGACGAGCAGGACGACAAGGATCAGGACCAAGACCAGGGCGGCGGCCGAGGCCCCGAGGACGATCAGGAGGAAGTTCTCGTCATTGATGAAGCCCTCACGCTGAGATGACtctgaaataaaatgttgagtTAATGTTTGTGCACATCCTCAATCCATCACCAGGGGGCAGCAAAtctgcacacaaaaaaatgagAATATGCTCAGGATTTAgatttagttttagtttaaatCTCAACTTGTAGATTCGATCTTCCTCATTCTCTCCTTCGATAATATCAATAAACAAAATAGAATCAGGATAAAAACCTCCTCTTCATTTGACTCCTGTGTGGTCTCAATGAATAACAAGGCTGAGGCCTGTGGGATTCACCTGCTATTGTCACTGGATACTCTGCTTTTCCTACTCCTGCAATGTTCTTGGCCACACACTCGTAGACCCCGCTGTCATTCAAGCGGAGGGTCCGCCCGAAGACCAGTTTTCCTCCAACCACGGACACCCCATCTGGCAGAGCTCCTCCCCTCCTGTGGGTAATCACAGAAATCAGACAAGTCAATCAACAattcacagaaacagaaacctATGACTCActggagacaaagaaaaacaatagctGTGACTTTAGTAACCTGCTTTCCACTTTAAGGAAATGAATATCTGGTGGCTTCTGCTCTTAAGCAACAGCACCTATAACGCAACAAGTGGTTTGCACgccagaggaagaagagctgcAGAGGATCAGGGTCACCGCACAGTGTAACCACCAATTTGCACCTGAACCAAAACCTGCTGGGCTTACAACCGGAGCCCATTGATCTGAGTAGACAGGGTAAATACTAGGTTTGGGGGATTTGAGTCCCGAGTGCCACACTGTGGGGCCGAGGACATGGCAGGCCACATAATGGAGAGGCAGTTTCTGATCAGTCCCACGGAGAGGGCTCATGTTGCCTCTGGTTTCACCGAAGCCGCAGCGGCTATTTAACTGCTGCTTTAGCCCCTTGAACAGGAGCCAGCTCACATTTCTTTTCTCTAAAACCCCACCTAGCTTCTCTAACCGGCCTTTTATACCAGAGTCACAGGTGGAGATTGCATCTGACACCGAGGAGATGGTGGAAAGTGATACAGATGGAAGTAAGCAGTGCGACTTTAGCAGCCAGAAGAGATTGCAATCTGTCTCTGACTGAGAGTGTAAATCATCAGCAAACGAAAAACGATTATCGAAAAGAGCTTTTAATGGTAATGACTGAGCTCAAGAGGAGCTGGGAGGACGTGTAGCTGTCACTTCTCTGTCTTTACGCTACGTTAACCTCCAGTTGCCTGTAGCTTAATTTT contains the following coding sequences:
- the LOC133017954 gene encoding nectin-4-like isoform X2, giving the protein MQCVRSLTLLLLLVVKVHGDFVEPLQPHTSMRSLAESQTRLPCHYQAVGEEKVVQVTWFKELADGSKDQIITAHFSEGHTEFGRYSGRVKFESSSPTENSALLIPSTEESDDGSYICHISTFPNGNFERHITVTVWILPISTLDPVILVEGDSYRVAASCRAVGRPPPRLSWDSDLPGQSQNRTSEGGSVSSYFSLHPLRSMNGKKLDCLVWHPGLSGPRRISNRMEVQYPPDATITSVPGDWFAGLENAELVCDSGGNPKPQDFTWTRRGGALPDGVSVVGGKLVFGRTLRLNDSGVYECVAKNIAGVGKAEYPVTIAESSQREGFINDENFLLIVLGASAAALVLVLILVVLLVNRHHRHRNRKLERQLTAKTDEINSLSRQNSFRRLNSVSSDPRAQPEDYALLRVDSRMKNSQMSLERPIYKGSQSTLGGKWTPAGGVELDELGRPVIWHEGRESLRPTETDGEKEERRRRVESFVKTSNMSLVQQEEGPREPDLHLGEGGSPGVEDWAPTQSVEEEREDDDDGSSSYQISEALTNHFYLSNGFLRPRQHSNAILLHPKGQII
- the LOC133017954 gene encoding nectin-4-like isoform X1, which produces MQCVRSLTLLLLLVVKVHGDFVEPLQPHTSMRSLAESQTRLPCHYQAVGEEKVVQVTWFKELADGSKDQIITAHFSEGHTEFGRYSGRVKFESSSPTENSALLIPSTEESDDGSYICHISTFPNGNFERHITVTVWILPISTLDPVILVEGDSYRVAASCRAVGRPPPRLSWDSDLPGQSQNRTSEGGSVSSYFSLHPLRSMNGKKLDCLVWHPGLSGPRRISNRMEVQYPPDATITSVPGDWFAGLENAELVCDSGGNPKPQDFTWTRRGGALPDGVSVVGGKLVFGRTLRLNDSGVYECVAKNIAGVGKAEYPVTIAESSQREGFINDENFLLIVLGASAAALVLVLILVVLLVNRHHRHRNRKLERQLTAKTDEINSLSRQNSFRRLNSVSSDPRAQPEDYALLRVDSRMKNSQMSLERPIYKGSQSTLGGKWTPAGGVELDELGRPVIWHEGRESLRPTETDGEKEERRRRVESFVKTSNMSLDSGLPSSLVPLKVQQEEGPREPDLHLGEGGSPGVEDWAPTQSVEEEREDDDDGSSSYQISEALTNHFYLSNGFLRPRQHSNAILLHPKGQII